The window AGagcaataaaaatttaattactcTAAACGTTTTTCCTTACTGGAAAATTGACTTCCTGTTGCATTTGCTTCTCATTCCTGCTTTCAACTCCCAACAGAAGTGATCTTTTGAGTGATGAACTATTAATCCAAACTGTGTGGATTACCATCCACGATCCTTTCAACCACTAGAGGGCAGCAAACCCTCTTTGAAAACCACCTGTACCATACGACGACTTCGAGGTTTAGAGTGATGTTACAGCACTCAAGCAGCAATCATATAGAGGCAGCAAAAATACAACTGGTTAAGATGCTGATTAATAATCTATCTAATATATCTCACTCTTTCACTGATTAATTTGATCTAGGCACAATCCTGGGGGATAATCTGAAAGGAATCACAGAAAAAGTCCAAAGAAGAGAAATGTAATTCTTAATAGTTCAGGCAATCAGCCATCTAATTAATATATTCTGAAAGCTAATAAAACAGCAATATTTGATTAATAACAAGACAACTAGTAAACAGGAAGCAAAACATCTCCAGGTATTTTagaatgagaaaacaaaacattcttAGGTTGTGAAGATTTTAAAGactgttttaaaataactgaACTCGTGGATCTGATACTGCATTCTTAACTTCTTTTATTCGTAATGAAAGGATGATGCATCACTGGCAACTAAAACATAATTACACATGAAATTCCATTTCCTGATGTATATCTGCATATAACTTTTTCCTCCTATACATGCTTCCAATCGACAAAATACAGTTATTAATGTAAATCACAGGAGTTCTGCCACATTTAAAGTGGTCATGGGCAAAGTTTTGAGGCTTGAGGGCAGAAGTTACATGCATCCAGCTTTCCTTCACTCAGCAAGAACGGAACACTGCCCTCATCTTTTGATTCAACTCCAGCAGCCACATGTATCAGCAGTGTGGCACTACTCTGCTGGGAAATCATCAAATCCTACAATTAGTTCTGCAAACGGCACTGATATTACTGCCTAAAGGGAAGGCCAGGCCCTGTCCATTCTCCTCCAATATTAAAGTTTATGTAAATGGAAATAAACCACAGACTGCTTACTCATGATTTACAAAATGGATCCAAACTATCTTTCATCAAGTTATTAAAAGGCATTATCCCTGATCAGGGGCAAAaagaaacatgccacaaaaaaaaaacatgtcacacaaaataaaaacccatgTCTCAGGAAACCATTAATTTTTCATGGGAATCAAAGACAATTACAACTGATTGATGAACTCATCAAATATTAATGTGGAGGAAAGGTAATAAAAGTGCAAGAGACTTGTGCATATTCAATACACACTGAATACTCCCATATCAATATTGCATAGCCCTGTCTGCCAGCACTAATTAAAGCTGGAGCCCAGCACATCCGTGGTGTTTGTCTGAAATTATTAAAGCGAGTGCTGTCTAGCTCTCTTGTCATTGCTTAATACTGGAAACTACTCTGCCATTAATTTAAGATTTGTAATGCAAATTGAAATGTTATCTTTCCCCACTGATTTACTTTGATGCAATAATGATCTACAATTACAAAATTATCCTTTAAGGCGACTGCCACTGAAAGGGAAATATAGCTCATCCTCCTTAGGATATTCTGAACATCAGCACTGCAGTGATCAAATTCAAGAAAATTCATAAAATTGCTAAATACAGACATTTCCTACTCTAGAACAACTGAAAACAGTAAGTTTGAGTTCAGCAGTAGATAAGGTACAACTTCTGTAAGAGTGACATATGGAGATCATGAAGGCTTTGTCTGTCTCAAACGATGTGATAGTGACATGGGACACTTGAACAAAGTTCAGTCATCCAAAACATTACTATGGATTTCCAACAACGACAATTTCAGTTCAGACTGCTCacttgttttctgtaaaaaatgcTTGTACAATTGTTGAAGGGCACCAACACAACCACAAAAATACAGGAGACAAGTGTGAagaattccctgggaaaggaACATCTGTAGTCAGAAGGTGGGAAGGCTGCCTCTTTTCTGAGCAAGAGGGAGCTCAGAAAAGCAGTCAGCTTGAGACAAGATTGTGAGAGATCATTTAAGAAGCAGAACACTTCCAAATGACAGCCATGGTTTACTGCAGCCCAGTAAGAGTCCAAGAAAAGACATATTCTAATTAATAGACAGGAGTTTGGAATTCTGCAAAATGTTCTCTTGGTTGAATTTGAAGAAAAGTGAGTTGGAAGAGAACAGAATTTTAAGGtcatttactttaaaatatgaCAGAGAGCACATCAAGAGAGTCCATGTACAACTGCTTACCCAGGATTCGTGGTACAGAACTGTGAGCAGGTGCATGCCATAATCATAGTTCTGTCTTCTCAAGGGACACCTGCAAATACAGAAACAATTTTTGAACAAAAGGTTAAAACCGACCATTAAATTTTCTACTGTGTAAAGGAGGGAAGCTTAGGAAATGAGTGGTTGATTCCTGTGTTATTTCTCAATTGCACACAACCAAGAATAACATTGTAATGGGGGCATGAGTAATAAGAACAGAGAAGAATGGCAGCTGCAAGTCAGCAGGAAAATATACAATACCCAAGAACTTACAAATCTTCTGGAGACTTCTTTGCCCCCTGTGCCAAAGTGGAATCCATAATACATTGTCTGAACTCttttaaaacctgtttttcaCAGTTAATAACAGGAGTAATGTTAATTAAGTCCTATTTTAGTCCTAAAATATAATAATTCACCAAGACAAAAACTGGTATTACTAGAAGACACCCAGCCCTTTCTCTGCTGTAGGCATTGCtacaatatttttccttctgacaGCTCACCTATCTGTTGTAATTGTGAGTACATCTGTTTCCCGACAGTACCGCTCTCCCACGAGCTTAATGAGCTTCTTCTTTGCATGGTCATCCAAATTCAGGTTCGAAAGTTTAACCttcaagaaaaggagaaaacaactTTAATTCCTTGGAAAATCCAAACTCTGAACTCAGAAGTACTTGAGACAGGCACATTTTCTATCAAGGAGAGCTATTCAGGATGCATTTGCAGAATTTCTTCGGATTGTATCATGTTGGAAATCTTAACACAGGGCAAGAATGTGGGTATTCAAACAATATACATCTGCATAATAAACATCCCCACAATGCTCTACAAGCCCCAAGGCCAGTCAATATGAATGGACAGATTTGGTCAGGAACACACAGATGTACTCATTTGTGTGTGATTTTGAATTCCCTCCATTTACCTCATTTCCTTACAGTAGATCACACTTGTATGtttggaaaacaaagtaaagtATTTAGGGGTTTGAAACAAAGGCTGTTTACTTATTTACTTAACTACTACTTACTCTTAAGGTCACCACTCTTGCTTTGGGATTCCAAATAGAAATCCCTGAAGAAACATAATCTACTGTTTCAATTTCAATGGGAAAATGCTGTTCACATTTCTCATCACTGTCCAGAGCACTTGGCCACTCAGTGCAGAAATCTgtgcaataaagaaaaaatgctcTGAGTAATATCTGTCTGCTTGggttttggctggggtttttttgtttgtttgttttttgtttttttttttctttcaaatgtattgcaatatatgtttttaaaagtactAGTCCTAGAAACCATTCATTTAGGTATCAGCAGTGTTTCTGCTAGACTTGCTCCAGTGTTGCCACATCCCTCTTTGTACTGGATTCCCCAAAACAGGATACAGTACTGCAGAAGCAGTCTCACAGCAGCCAAATAgtatcatagaatggtttgggttggaagtgaccctCCTGctatggggatttttttatgaGATACAGTTGCTCAAAGTCCTGTCCAGCCTAagcttgaacacttccaggatggGGTATCCACAccttctctgggcaagctctTCCactgtctcaccaccctcatcaCAAAAAAGGCTTCCTTTGCCTGAGCTCCTCATCAGGTTTCTCTTACAGGCTTGCTGTGTGGAAGGCTGCTCCTGGTCTCCAGTAGATCCTACATCTCTCCAGCAGACCCTGCTTTCACAGAGGGTTTAACATTAACAGCTTTTTGGTCATTAAATGCAGCCCATAAGGGCTACTGATTGAAGCCTGGTTCAATCACAGAGTTCTCTGAGAACTGAGTCACATTCATCACTCACCTTCAGTAAACCACTGAACTATCAACTCATCAGTTCAAGCAAGTTCTCATGGAAAAGTAACATTTCAGTCTTACTGTTGTGCTGACAATCTCCTGAGACTTATCTGCTACCTCCTGGATGActtttggcagcagcaggaaagcagaCAGTATCAGCCACAGCCAGCTAAAAAACCAGCTCCACAAGTGTACCATGTCTCACCTCCATCACACACAGTTACATCCTGCTGTCtgaaaacttccagggatggtttaaaaagaaaaaaacaacaaacaaaaacaaaaaaaaaaaaaaagaaaaacctcaaccccccccccacccccctcacCTTTAAGAGCTGCACAGTGCTTCTTAATTGCAGGAGGAGTAAGATGCAAAAAATTGGGAATCTGAAACAGACACATTAACAGTTACCAAAATAATAGCTTTTTGCCTGATCAGAAGTAAATGGGCATTACTGAAATCTGATTACACTTCTCACATTTGCTAAAGCAGTGTAGCAAGCTTTAAGGAAATGTTCATATAAGCAGACTCTTCTCGAGTCTGATTTAGGGAAAGACTTAACTCTGTGACAAAAGTCACTAGCATGATCATCCTAAAAAGTCTCCTGATATcattcactttttaattaactttACATTTGTTACCACTTAGAAATACAAGAGGATTATGTGACTTAATAACAAAAAACAGTCTCCAAGACAAATATTCAAATCAAAGCAGTGCAGCCTTAGTGAACAGTGACTTTAAAAGTGATCCCCCAGCCATGGCATGTGTCTTACCTTGATAAGTTCTAGGTTGCCTTCTTTTGGTGGAGGCACGCCTCTTTTCACTGGGTAACCCATTCGGATTGGGAGAGGCACAGAGGCAGGTCTGAAGGCAGCTGCTGTTGGATAAACACTGCTCCAGTCCTGATCCACAGCCATCCTCTCCGTCCTGGGAGGTGCAGCCTAATCAAGGGTAaaggggacaggtgggacaggacaTACACGGGATGTAAGACAAGACAGGATCAACACACCAAACAGTGATTTCAGGAATCAATTACCACAGCTGGACATTTCAAGACACCTTTTCAGCAAAAGTTAGTGCTGATATGTAGAGGAATTTTTAGCAGAGAGCCTCTCCCATATTAGTTGCCTGGCCTTTCCCAATCTTCTACTGTATTTGATGCCAGAGATGCTTAGGAAGAAGAACTTGCCATCATCCTGCCTTAAGATAAATCAGGAGGGGGAATCAAACCAGCACAGAATTGCAAACTCTGTTTCCTAAAGGGCATGAATGTTTGGTGGGGAACAAGACAATgagttttaaaaatctgtaattcTGTAGGTGTGGAACAGCTCGTAATAAATAATGCTGAAATTTCTTGCCATAGAAATTTCAGTGTAGGGACAATGTATCAGCATATTGCAGAAACAGCTTATACACTCCAAAAAATGACCATCATTTTAGTTAAATGctcttagaaaaagaaaagctttatgCCAGAAATCTTTATACCACAAACCCTGTAAACTCAGGCTGAAAACAACATTGACATGTCTGGGTTACTGGAAATGCAACTTTAAGTTACTTTTCAGACCTGCGCTACATGGTGTCAATGCAAATTAACCATCAGCTTAGTGCTATATATTTGATTTTTGATAACACAGACTGAAAAAGTTACAGAAGCCAGGTGATGGCAGGCCAGTCCCAAGGGATTGTTTCACCAGGATTTGACTGCAGAAAGGGCTCCTGAGTAAACTGATACAACACAGAACTTAGAAAATTTTCCCAAACACTTGAACTAACTGTAAATTTACCGATCTTACAAACTGTGGTGTCCTGCCTCTTCTCCTTACTGAACCTGAaagatggaaaaacaaaagaggtgaacaaaaacattttaaaaagaaattattctgtaGTTTAGGGAGCAAAAAATACAGCATAATTCTGtacattttttgtctttgtgaCAGTATCTAGTAATACTCTCCAATCTTTACATGGAAGAAGGGGAAGATGAGATACTCAAAACTGCAGATTactaattatttaaaaaaataaaataaaaaagaatttggAGGACAAGAATGAAGGACATTTTTGCCGTCATTCCTatgctccttttcctctttcccacaCAGCAGTCACAAATCACTCTCCATCAGCAGCACAAGATGGATAAACTTATGAGTTCCTACTCCCAAAAGGAGAGTGCCATGGCTCCATCCTTTTCTTGTGACAGCACAGCTTCACACGGTCTTCTGTGCCACTCTCCAGCACATGAGCTGCATGAACGTTTTGGATATTGGATTGTTTCTCTTCTTAAACTGGGGGTGGGGAATACCTTGATCCCGCTCACTGGGCATTCCCAGAGAAGGTGGAAGGAAGTGAAAGCATTTAATCAGTTTCAGGCCTGGGCTTTTCCTGGCCCTACTTTATAGCTCACTGATTTCACCTGGAGCTGTGGTGAGGGATCCCTAGGAATGAATGAAATCACCAAATACCACTGGACTTTCAAACTAAACACTGATCTTTGCATGCCGGTCtgtccccattttttccttctcctcaaaCTCTAAAACATTCCAAACCCCACTGTCCAAACAACACCACCAGAATAACGTGGCCTCAGACATTCAAAGATGAGCCTGACGgcatttattttcaagtttttgGTTTGAGTTCAGAGATTTCATTGATTGCACATATTTAGCAAAAAGCGATGACTGAGATTTAAGAAGGGATGTTTGgattcttttatttccttcgTAAGTCTTACAACCCTACCCCATAAAAACTTGTGGATTTCGCATGTTGTTTTCCTAATCTGAAAACTTTATGAACCCTTTTCTCTTCATCGCTTTCTTGCTATTAAAATCTCAAACCGAACGGTACATCCATTCAGGGCTTTCCAACAGATAATATTCAGTATTCCTTTATCCCTCGACCTACCTTTTCCGTGGTGCTTTTACATACAGCCACATGTCACAACAATCTTACAACCGGTTACAAACATCTGTAATTTCAGGTCAGGACACCTTTAGCTACAGCAGCGTCACCGGAGATCACTCTGTTGCGCTTTCAGCGACCCGGCGTGCTCCAGATGCCCACCGGGAAAAGGCCGGGAAAACCCTGACCCATCACTCCCACTGGCAGAGGCCAGGCACGACACCAAAGGCTTCCCCGGAGTACACACAGCGATGAAATTCCCCTTGGGAATAACCTAACACAGGCACCGCTCCGCTGCAGCCTTGCCTGCCGTGCGTCCCGCCATGCCGGCGGTGCAGCCCGACCGCCTCGAGCACCCCACGCTCACCTTCCCGAGGCTGCGGCCCTTCCCTGCCGCTCACCGCGGCCGCCGACGAAGAAGCGGCGCGTCCCCAGCGAGGCGTGCCCAGGGCTCCGCCGGCGGTCCgggacagcacagcctgggACAGCGCAACCGGGAACGGCAGAGCCCAGGACAGCAGAGCCCCGTGGCTCAGCCCGGCCCGGCAGCACCGCCCAGCACCCGCCGCCATCTCGGCCCCGCCGCGCTCCtcccgcggccccgcccggcACGACGGCGGCCGGCTCGGGCCCGGCCGCGCACGGGCGAACGCGGCAGCGCCACCCTGATGGAGCCCCGTAGGGCCCGTTCTGCCCCAGGGAGAAGCCGCAGGCGTCCCGGGGTCTGTTCCTGAGCGCTGCTGTGGAGCCCTGGACTGGGCAATATCCGGTGTTCGAAACGTGTCCTGTTCTTGCACAGACAcaccaacaaccccaccctgtgcatccctgagagcactgtcccaacgctcctggagctctggcagcctcggggccatGACCATTCCTGGGGGCCTGTTCAGTGCCCGACAGCCGCTGgtggaagaacctttccctgatgtCCAGgctaaacctcctctgacacaacttcaggccattccccaAGTCCTGTTCCTGGTCCCAGAGAACCGAGATCGGAAGTacccctctgcttcccctcatgaggaagtaGCAGGCGACCATGAGGGGCCCCTCGAGTCTCCTCCAAGTCAAGTTTTTCCCCCTCCCAAGTAAAAATACAACTTCTCCCCCCAGTCTCCGCCAATTTATTTTTGGAggatttacttttttcccccagaactGAAGGGAAGGAGGACTGGTGAAAACAGCCATACAATACAGTTCAGAACAGGAGATCGAGAGAGTAAATGAAGAAAAGTTTAAGTCAGTGGAGCTGTAAATTGAAACAGGATAACCAGTAGAATTTGCTAGGATAAGACATAGTCCTGCAACTGTGTATTTCTTAAAACTAGTAATCAACATTTTCTGCTAGAAGTTTGATGGCACTAATCAATCCTTCATGCTGTTCAACCAGAGCCTTCTGTCTCTCACATCCACCTCTTCCCACAAGATCCTtcaatcccttttttttttttttttttttttttgttgcaaaacaaatttaattctGCTGGGCTACATCTGAGACACACTCTAAAAACCTCATCTGAATGACAATGACTGACTTTTCTAGCAAATACACTGCAAAAGGTACTCAAGGTTTTGATTCATATTTCATAGTGAAAGAGCTTCAAATTAAAAGCAATCTAAGTAACTGCCTGGAAAGTCCTGTATTAAAGATATGGAtactgctcagagctggggcttTAGAACTCACTAAGAATTAAGTGAAATACCAACAGGCACATTGAGAGTTTCCTCTGGAACACAGCATGGAACCTCCTTTCCACAGGAAAGCTCCTTTCAGCTCTCCTAAAGTTTTAGCcacaaaataaatcttgatAGGGAAACAAAACTATTGGTAGCAGAGGTGGTCCCAGTAAACTGCCCAGATTTCCAAGTCTGGATAAAAAAATATGCACAATTTTATCCctgttgtatttattttgtgtaaAATATACCAGTATATCATCCTGAAGGACAGGAAATGtaagaggataaaaaaaatctaagaaaatcaTGTAAACAGAAAAGACTATGTGATTTGTTTATACctagaaaatcaaaacattGACAAAAATCTTTTGGAATCGGAGCAAGGAGAATTGAATGCCTCTGAATGTTTTTCCTTACTGGAAAATCGACTTCTTTCTCCATTTACTTCTCTTTCCTGCTTTCAATGGGACTTTTCAGTGATAAACTAGTAATTGAattttcctccctgctgcaaCACAACCAGCCCAGGCTCCAACATCTTGTCTCAATGGCCACATTCCACAGGAGGCATTCATATTTAGTAATATTTTACAAGATTTTACATTCCCATATATTCACCACCTGCTGGTTTTAATCAGAGGAGTTCCACTGGCTGAGCTGTCTGAGTCGATGACCTCTTTGCTCTGCCCATAACACCATGGCCAGCCCTGATCTGCAAATGTCAGTGTTACTGCCTCCAAGACCCCAGGAATTTCAAGGCTCTTTTACAGCAAAAGTTAGTGCTGGTTTGTAGAGGAATTTTTAACAGAGGGCCTTTCCCATTTGGCTACCAtgctgtcgtggttttaaagcagtaactaaaaaaattacttatttcttgctgtgagatatggattagagcaagagcaaaacaggcttaaaacttaaaaaggaataaagaaagtttattaacaaactacatgaataagaacaccagaataaacttccagaaaaccctttttatcccctactacccaccattcctttgttcacatgacaacatagagacaaaaacttcggaactttggtgtttaaaacagtcccaattcctgctagagtcttttcattagtctttgtagagaaacagaagttttcttctgctaatctatggagttttctacaagaaagctatttctattatagctttctatttttctgatgccactTACCCGGAAATCTTGttatcagttcactcctcccatttcacatcactctgaggtgtgtatgggccatgagtctagggatgtcattttaaggatgagttattcaaaggcaaaagtcctcttca is drawn from Poecile atricapillus isolate bPoeAtr1 chromosome W, bPoeAtr1.hap1, whole genome shotgun sequence and contains these coding sequences:
- the LOC131591790 gene encoding small ribosomal subunit protein mS35-like isoform X4 — its product is MAAGAGRCCRAGLSHGALLSWALPFPVALSQAVLSRTAGGALGTPRWGRAASSSAAAVSGREGPQPREGSVRRRGRTPQFVRSAAPPRTERMAVDQDWSSVYPTAAAFRPASVPLPIRMGYPVKRGVPPPKEGNLELIKIPNFLHLTPPAIKKHCAALKDFCTEWPSALDSDEKCEQHFPIEIETVDYVSSGISIWNPKARVVTLRVKLSNLNLDDHAKKKLIKLVGERYCRETDVLTITTDRCPLRRQNYDYGMHLLTVLYHESWSSATLLIHVAAGVESKDEGSVPFLLSEGKLDACNFCPQASKLCP
- the LOC131591790 gene encoding small ribosomal subunit protein mS35-like isoform X3 → MAAGAGRCCRAGLSHGALLSWALPFPVALSQAVLSRTAGGALGTPRWGRAASSSAAAVSGREGPQPREGSVRRRGRTPQFVRSAAPPRTERMAVDQDWSSVYPTAAAFRPASVPLPIRMGYPVKRGVPPPKEGNLELIKIPNFLHLTPPAIKKHCAALKDFCTEWPSALDSDEKCEQHFPIEIETVDYVSSGISIWNPKARVVTLRVKLSNLNLDDHAKKKLIKLVGERYCRETDVLTITTDRCPLRRQNYDYGMHLLTVLYHESWQSSATLLIHVAAGVESKDEGSVPFLLSEGKLDACNFCPQASKLCP
- the LOC131591790 gene encoding small ribosomal subunit protein mS35-like isoform X2 — protein: MAAGAGRCCRAGLSHGALLSWALPFPVALSQAVLSRTAGGALGTPRWGRAASSSAAAVSGREGPQPREGSVRRRGRTPQFVRSAAPPRTERMAVDQDWSSVYPTAAAFRPASVPLPIRMGYPVKRGVPPPKEGNLELIKIPNFLHLTPPAIKKHCAALKDFCTEWPSALDSDEKCEQHFPIEIETVDYVSSGISIWNPKARVVTLRVKLSNLNLDDHAKKKLIKLVGERYCRETDVLTITTDRCPLRRQNYDYGMHLLTVLYHESWGILHTCLLYFCGCVGALQQLYKHFLQKTSEQSELKLSLLEIHSNVLDD
- the LOC131591790 gene encoding small ribosomal subunit protein mS35-like isoform X1 translates to MAAGAGRCCRAGLSHGALLSWALPFPVALSQAVLSRTAGGALGTPRWGRAASSSAAAVSGREGPQPREGSVRRRGRTPQFVRSAAPPRTERMAVDQDWSSVYPTAAAFRPASVPLPIRMGYPVKRGVPPPKEGNLELIKIPNFLHLTPPAIKKHCAALKDFCTEWPSALDSDEKCEQHFPIEIETVDYVSSGISIWNPKARVVTLRVKLSNLNLDDHAKKKLIKLVGERYCRETDVLTITTDRCPLRRQNYDYGMHLLTVLYHESWKTEKWESEKSEEDMEEYIWENSHSQKNALDTLLQIKTSENVSNVTKEELLASEVVKNYRNSVIALKNNSETESNMSQYKESVKKLLNIQA